A window from Leptospira meyeri encodes these proteins:
- a CDS encoding peptidoglycan recognition protein family protein, which produces MRENFKKRFRDRIKGVYGSKSLFLALILNPLCQNLVKLSLIFLIFTGCIGIFRREPDYPSIAIKGLVSYNELESTRNVKWNLLSKIRDPKSISAIVIHNSGKRKLPELLKLSVENQFMFHIYVDSEGNIYGDPNFLNHEWSAAPGIDLESIHLVYEGTQETLYNNRKQRGVLNQIISYLTEELNIPKSNYDVISKKGVFTHNQTKRRFGGFVDFSPCGSELALKQILSEIDGEFFEEDDWKDRFVTGWVLKKENKEILKDTFKPTNGRGITKAEKINITSIEKDEKGFPPEEYRVKYTFRGKIKPSCIVLHYTAISEYFKSLRTLEARNLTASIMVDNNGKAYQLVDVLEDRAAAATGTNDNCIQIEIVAKDTEELFKQPDQIKTVKELVIQLATKYKIPLSNEKLEDLMGIFSHTQAKKKWGGSIFLNAKDFDPGEDYMEMILNSIGGKYYSEPEWKNRKSIDWAILYRNFQP; this is translated from the coding sequence TTGAGAGAAAATTTTAAGAAACGATTTCGCGACAGAATAAAGGGTGTATACGGCTCCAAGTCTCTTTTCCTTGCTTTGATTTTGAACCCATTGTGTCAGAATCTTGTAAAATTATCACTCATTTTCCTTATTTTTACTGGTTGTATTGGTATTTTTCGAAGAGAACCTGACTATCCATCCATTGCTATCAAAGGTTTGGTGTCTTATAACGAACTTGAGTCGACAAGAAATGTAAAATGGAACTTACTTTCTAAAATTAGAGACCCTAAATCGATTTCTGCCATTGTCATACACAATTCTGGAAAACGAAAATTACCTGAACTGCTAAAGCTTTCTGTTGAGAATCAATTTATGTTTCACATCTACGTGGACTCTGAAGGCAATATTTATGGTGATCCAAATTTCTTAAATCACGAATGGTCAGCCGCTCCTGGTATTGATTTAGAATCTATACATTTAGTCTACGAAGGGACACAAGAGACTCTTTATAACAACCGGAAACAACGTGGAGTTTTAAATCAGATCATTTCTTATCTGACAGAGGAACTAAACATTCCCAAATCCAATTATGATGTTATCTCAAAAAAAGGAGTATTCACTCACAATCAAACCAAACGAAGGTTTGGTGGCTTTGTAGATTTTTCGCCTTGTGGAAGTGAACTCGCACTGAAACAAATCCTTTCTGAAATCGATGGTGAATTTTTCGAGGAAGATGATTGGAAAGATCGATTTGTTACAGGTTGGGTCTTAAAAAAAGAAAACAAAGAAATACTAAAAGATACCTTTAAACCCACCAATGGAAGAGGAATCACCAAAGCAGAAAAAATCAATATTACCAGTATAGAAAAAGATGAAAAGGGATTCCCTCCTGAAGAATATCGCGTTAAATACACATTCCGCGGAAAAATCAAACCAAGTTGTATTGTTTTGCATTATACAGCGATATCAGAATATTTTAAATCCTTACGCACACTTGAAGCACGTAACCTAACAGCATCGATAATGGTGGACAACAATGGAAAAGCCTACCAATTAGTCGATGTTTTAGAAGACCGAGCCGCTGCAGCGACCGGAACCAACGACAATTGTATCCAAATCGAAATTGTAGCGAAAGACACTGAAGAACTATTTAAACAACCTGACCAAATCAAAACAGTGAAGGAACTTGTCATCCAATTGGCTACCAAATACAAAATTCCTCTTTCGAATGAAAAATTAGAAGATTTAATGGGAATTTTTAGCCATACCCAAGCAAAAAAAAAATGGGGTGGTTCGATTTTCTTAAACGCAAAAGACTTTGATCCAGGCGAAGACTATATGGAAATGATTTTAAATTCGATTGGTGGCAAATACTATAGTGAACCAGAATGGAAAAATCGAAAGTCGATCGACTGGGCTATTTTATATCGCAATTTTCAACCATAA
- a CDS encoding GMC family oxidoreductase N-terminal domain-containing protein: MGISIFNQKIITPKNHSNIIQENKIQNGKWELTADVVVIGSGAGGAVAASELAKNGWKVVLIEEGSYFTPAQFNSDEFISQARLYRDAGFIVTEEQTLSILQGKSIGGSTTVNWQTSLYPPDYVTNEWSERFGWQGYSREEMDPYVSEVHERLGVHEVPDNLVNANNNVLRVGGKKIGLTPQVLRNNNRGCIGLGRCGLGCPINAKQSAFLTWIPDAIEAGAIVVSNMRAAKIKEGKIKTVIAEFTPDAYEAAPAEVIQIMEIKAPVVIVSAGAIEGPALLQRSGIGNGWVGRNLKVHPTSTIFGKFDSEIKMFHGPPQSIVIKDGHNQNGTGYGYWLEAAPYRPTLASSLVPFYGKQQFDVMKDYTKYNAGIVLVRDGADGEANASVKYSLGRRKVYFELTPTDGLNMLRGLKALAEVTVAAGAKELIFPFTRFKEPYKVTGNDNFDWILKESTKPGDLTVGSAHPHGSIQSANDPEKGAVDLNLEIYGHKNIFVMDASVYPTGLSVNPQITTMSIVLRASRNLASQKEERTKV; this comes from the coding sequence ATGGGAATTTCTATTTTTAATCAAAAAATCATTACTCCAAAAAATCATTCAAATATCATCCAAGAAAATAAAATCCAAAATGGAAAATGGGAACTGACTGCAGATGTTGTGGTCATTGGGTCAGGGGCAGGCGGTGCAGTTGCTGCGAGTGAATTAGCAAAAAATGGTTGGAAGGTCGTCCTCATTGAAGAGGGGAGTTACTTCACACCTGCGCAATTTAATTCCGATGAATTTATCTCGCAAGCAAGACTTTATCGAGATGCTGGATTCATTGTAACAGAAGAACAAACTTTATCGATTTTACAAGGGAAGTCCATCGGGGGGTCTACAACTGTCAATTGGCAAACATCACTTTATCCACCCGACTATGTAACCAATGAATGGAGTGAGCGTTTTGGATGGCAAGGATACTCAAGAGAAGAAATGGATCCTTACGTTTCTGAAGTGCACGAAAGATTGGGAGTACATGAAGTACCAGATAACTTAGTCAATGCGAACAATAATGTGTTACGTGTAGGTGGAAAAAAAATAGGTCTCACTCCACAGGTACTTCGCAATAACAATCGTGGTTGTATTGGACTTGGTCGTTGTGGTTTGGGCTGTCCTATCAATGCAAAACAATCCGCATTTTTAACTTGGATTCCAGATGCCATTGAAGCTGGTGCCATTGTGGTTTCGAATATGCGAGCAGCAAAAATTAAAGAAGGCAAAATCAAAACTGTCATTGCCGAATTTACACCTGATGCTTACGAAGCTGCTCCTGCGGAAGTCATTCAGATAATGGAAATTAAAGCACCAGTTGTGATTGTCAGTGCTGGTGCCATTGAAGGCCCTGCTCTATTACAGAGGAGTGGGATTGGGAATGGTTGGGTAGGCCGAAATTTAAAAGTTCATCCTACTTCTACTATTTTTGGTAAGTTTGATTCAGAAATCAAAATGTTCCATGGCCCTCCTCAATCCATTGTGATCAAAGATGGTCACAACCAAAATGGAACTGGTTATGGTTATTGGTTGGAAGCAGCTCCTTACCGTCCCACTTTGGCATCTTCACTCGTTCCATTTTACGGAAAACAACAGTTTGATGTAATGAAAGATTATACCAAATACAACGCTGGGATTGTCCTTGTTCGTGATGGTGCAGACGGGGAAGCCAATGCCAGTGTGAAGTATAGTTTGGGTAGACGCAAAGTGTATTTTGAACTAACACCAACAGATGGTCTCAATATGTTACGAGGTTTGAAAGCCCTTGCAGAAGTAACCGTGGCGGCTGGCGCTAAAGAATTGATTTTTCCTTTTACCAGATTCAAAGAACCATATAAAGTGACAGGAAACGACAACTTTGATTGGATTTTGAAAGAAAGTACAAAACCAGGGGATCTAACTGTTGGTTCAGCGCATCCACATGGTTCCATCCAGTCCGCAAATGATCCAGAAAAAGGTGCAGTTGATTTAAATTTGGAAATTTATGGCCATAAAAACATATTTGTCATGGATGCCTCAGTTTATCCTACAGGACTTTCGGTGAACCCACAAATAACGACCATGAGTATCGTTCTCAGAGCATCTAGAAATCTGGCTTCGCAAAAAGAAGAAAGAACGAAGGTCTAA
- a CDS encoding tetratricopeptide repeat protein, translating to MESVRKYLSLVFIFVIFQPTLFAIDSDAMKEGKKAFSKKAYGEAIKKFTKHADSHPQDGEAYMYLGYIYEYKKDYPKSIQNFRRAADLDLDKDQRRTVLLKLALFFNYHQDWNLSATYSSRYLKYDPKNEEVQKIYNRAVGNKGNPSSQSYSHPTKVESKPAEQKPSEVKKDSVKKHEDVSDDSEATKPSEHYEQLLANQPNLEDVRWDYVLALFEEKKYDKAETNLKILIEKNPSRSRYHYKLGIVKLRQDDPKSAIESFERAKKNPFSKDTNVFLYYVYLNEGIAFQKLAELEKAEISFQQAYKQLQKDPPLLALARLYEQKSDWENCISYSDKALSLNPNQIESHMFRFVCMFEVGKRTKKFETSFAKYAEFIDSKFPDLKQTPEKYQIGFIKLARRYTETNAFDKAETYFSVLEKDPTRSESREFLFYRGRNYFYSGKLDLAISILQKVTGSSSGYYLLARCYSKKGDVTKTKEQFKLAADLKPEYWTSESLEKDFKDIWKDSSFKEFIQTKAGTVTPQN from the coding sequence TTGGAATCCGTGCGGAAATATCTTTCCTTAGTTTTTATCTTTGTAATCTTTCAACCTACACTCTTCGCCATTGATAGTGATGCGATGAAGGAAGGAAAAAAGGCTTTTTCAAAAAAAGCCTATGGCGAAGCGATTAAAAAATTTACAAAACATGCCGACTCACACCCGCAAGACGGTGAGGCCTATATGTATTTGGGATATATCTATGAGTATAAAAAAGATTATCCTAAATCAATTCAAAACTTTAGAAGAGCTGCCGACCTGGATTTGGACAAAGACCAAAGAAGAACTGTCCTTCTGAAACTCGCACTTTTTTTTAATTATCACCAGGATTGGAATTTATCAGCAACTTACTCTTCTCGATATTTGAAATATGATCCAAAAAACGAAGAGGTTCAAAAGATTTATAATCGTGCTGTGGGAAACAAAGGGAATCCTTCATCACAATCATATTCACATCCAACAAAAGTAGAATCCAAACCTGCAGAACAGAAACCATCAGAAGTCAAAAAAGATTCTGTTAAAAAACATGAAGATGTTTCAGATGATTCGGAAGCAACTAAACCAAGCGAACATTATGAACAACTTTTGGCGAACCAACCGAATCTAGAAGATGTTCGTTGGGATTATGTTCTAGCATTGTTTGAAGAAAAAAAATACGATAAAGCAGAAACAAATCTCAAAATCCTAATCGAAAAAAATCCCTCCAGATCGAGATACCATTACAAATTAGGGATAGTCAAACTTAGACAAGATGATCCCAAATCTGCGATTGAATCATTTGAACGTGCGAAAAAAAATCCTTTTTCAAAAGACACCAATGTATTTTTGTATTATGTTTATTTGAATGAAGGAATTGCATTTCAAAAGTTAGCTGAACTTGAAAAAGCGGAAATTTCTTTCCAACAAGCTTACAAACAATTACAAAAAGATCCTCCCCTTTTGGCTTTGGCAAGGTTGTACGAACAAAAATCAGATTGGGAAAATTGTATTTCTTATTCTGACAAAGCACTATCTTTAAATCCAAACCAAATAGAATCTCATATGTTTCGTTTTGTTTGTATGTTTGAAGTTGGCAAAAGAACTAAAAAGTTTGAAACTAGTTTTGCAAAATATGCTGAATTCATTGATTCTAAATTTCCAGATTTAAAACAAACTCCCGAAAAATACCAAATAGGTTTTATTAAACTTGCAAGACGTTATACGGAAACCAATGCATTTGACAAAGCAGAAACTTACTTTTCTGTTTTGGAAAAAGATCCAACCAGGTCCGAATCCCGAGAATTTTTATTTTATCGAGGGCGAAATTATTTTTATTCTGGAAAACTGGATTTAGCCATTTCGATCTTACAAAAAGTAACAGGTTCTTCTTCCGGATATTATCTTCTTGCTCGATGTTATTCTAAAAAAGGGGACGTTACTAAAACCAAAGAACAATTTAAGTTAGCTGCGGATTTAAAACCTGAGTATTGGACTTCGGAATCTTTAGAGAAGGATTTTAAAGATATTTGGAAAGATAGTTCTTTTAAAGAATTTATTCAAACAAAGGCGGGAACGGTAACTCCCCAAAACTGA
- a CDS encoding type I 3-dehydroquinate dehydratase, with amino-acid sequence MPDSYKIVASVGEDDLRHLQKKDAKDVDIIEVRLDLFSRNYIQKEMKKKLKALGLPVLFTYRRAEDSSVRSYVKLFHEDVEGILKDFNDNANYLDIELNREDTIFRNYETLNYRIIYSYHSFKKSILANEMTNFINKAKPVKKKNPIFKFAITPEDIEETADFLNDIKLLSKSNTMIGICMGELGLISRIFGDKFHSSFTYMTLGEPKAPGQISVETFKKLRADLFKSPGSGKESKED; translated from the coding sequence ATGCCAGATTCATATAAAATCGTAGCTTCTGTTGGTGAAGATGACCTCCGCCATTTACAAAAAAAAGATGCAAAGGACGTCGATATCATCGAAGTCCGATTGGATCTTTTTTCCAGAAACTACATACAGAAAGAAATGAAAAAAAAGCTAAAAGCTTTAGGCCTTCCTGTTCTTTTTACTTATAGAAGAGCAGAAGATAGCAGTGTTCGCTCCTATGTAAAACTTTTCCATGAAGATGTAGAAGGGATATTAAAAGATTTTAATGATAATGCCAACTATCTAGACATCGAACTCAATCGGGAAGATACCATTTTTCGTAATTACGAAACATTAAACTATCGGATCATTTATTCCTATCATTCTTTTAAAAAGTCTATCCTTGCAAATGAAATGACCAATTTCATTAATAAAGCAAAACCCGTAAAAAAGAAAAACCCCATCTTCAAGTTTGCGATCACACCAGAAGATATAGAAGAAACTGCAGATTTTTTAAACGATATCAAACTACTATCCAAATCAAATACAATGATTGGAATTTGTATGGGCGAACTTGGACTCATCTCTCGAATCTTTGGAGATAAATTCCATTCTTCTTTTACCTACATGACATTAGGTGAACCAAAGGCACCTGGTCAAATTTCGGTGGAAACCTTTAAAAAACTTAGGGCTGATTTGTTTAAAAGTCCAGGTTCTGGAAAAGAATCTAAAGAAGATTAA
- a CDS encoding KpsF/GutQ family sugar-phosphate isomerase, protein MKEKDTIAIVKQALDDEISSLVHFRDQLDPSVKDCIDLILKSTGKVIVTGVGKSGDIAKKISHTLSSTGTSAYFLHPTDASHGDSGIVGPDDVVLAIGKSGESEELNYILPTLRKIGAKIVGITANAKSKLASLSDIVIITPVLKEACPLDLAPTSSTTIALVLGDAIAVALMELKNFQANDFALYHPAGRLGKRLSLHLSDVMRKGERNASIPVDANLETILKEITEKGIGATGVVDSNSKLIGLITDYDIRKFLTKNTLSPTVTAKEMMNANPSSFRPEEKAYDVLIKMEGRERPISVAPVVDENGLFVGMISLHDLLQKGL, encoded by the coding sequence ATGAAAGAAAAAGATACGATCGCAATCGTTAAACAAGCACTAGATGATGAAATTTCTTCATTGGTACACTTCCGCGACCAACTAGATCCTTCCGTTAAAGATTGTATTGATCTAATTTTAAAATCCACTGGTAAGGTAATTGTCACCGGAGTTGGTAAATCAGGTGATATTGCCAAAAAAATATCCCATACACTTTCTTCCACGGGAACCTCTGCTTACTTTTTACATCCAACAGATGCTTCACATGGGGATTCAGGTATTGTTGGGCCGGATGATGTGGTTCTAGCTATTGGCAAAAGCGGGGAATCCGAAGAACTCAATTATATTTTGCCTACACTCCGTAAAATTGGAGCAAAAATAGTAGGGATTACTGCAAACGCCAAATCAAAGTTAGCTTCTCTGTCAGATATCGTCATTATCACGCCTGTTCTAAAAGAAGCTTGTCCTTTGGATTTGGCTCCTACATCAAGTACCACAATTGCTTTAGTCCTCGGCGATGCCATTGCGGTAGCACTCATGGAATTAAAAAATTTCCAAGCCAATGATTTTGCTTTGTACCATCCGGCTGGAAGGTTAGGAAAACGCCTGTCCTTACATCTATCGGATGTAATGCGGAAAGGGGAAAGAAACGCTTCCATTCCGGTTGATGCCAATCTAGAAACAATTCTCAAAGAAATCACGGAGAAAGGGATTGGTGCCACTGGCGTCGTGGACTCAAATTCCAAATTAATTGGTTTGATTACAGATTATGACATCCGAAAGTTTTTGACTAAAAATACTCTTTCACCGACTGTCACTGCAAAGGAAATGATGAATGCAAATCCAAGTAGTTTCAGACCTGAAGAAAAAGCCTATGATGTTTTAATCAAAATGGAAGGTCGGGAGCGACCAATATCCGTTGCGCCCGTTGTGGACGAAAATGGTTTATTCGTAGGAATGATCTCCTTACACGATTTATTACAAAAAGGACTTTAA
- a CDS encoding UpxY family transcription antiterminator yields the protein MSETNPSIEESAWYIVYTKPRAEKKLSELLKKYHLENYLPIRKERKKWTDRFKWIHVPVLPSYIFVKIVFWRDKNKVLQLPGSHHFVFHKGQPATVSQDDLDILELGLQKYADSLTTSPESVLEKGKRVRIIGGAYVGKTMEVIEIKNKTKVILRIPEINTAFVYQVNVGDLAWEELII from the coding sequence ATGTCCGAGACTAATCCCTCCATAGAAGAAAGTGCTTGGTACATTGTGTATACAAAACCCAGAGCAGAAAAAAAACTCAGTGAACTTCTAAAAAAATATCATCTGGAAAACTATCTCCCCATCCGCAAAGAACGAAAAAAATGGACAGATCGATTTAAGTGGATCCATGTCCCTGTCCTACCTTCTTATATTTTTGTTAAAATTGTCTTCTGGAGAGATAAAAATAAAGTCCTCCAATTACCCGGTTCCCACCATTTTGTCTTTCATAAAGGCCAACCCGCAACGGTGTCCCAAGACGATTTGGATATTTTAGAACTTGGGTTGCAGAAATATGCAGATTCATTGACCACGAGCCCGGAATCCGTATTAGAGAAAGGGAAAAGGGTTCGTATCATTGGTGGTGCCTATGTTGGCAAAACTATGGAAGTTATAGAAATTAAAAATAAAACAAAAGTAATCCTCCGCATCCCGGAAATTAACACTGCTTTTGTTTACCAAGTCAATGTAGGTGATTTGGCCTGGGAGGAATTAATTATATGA
- a CDS encoding LIC_10042 family TonB-like protein codes for MKAYTDNENGDCILSNKVFHELGMHILFEGSKYKALSITFGFHLLLVFALFGYNLKRDIDSPFLKWKEGSSLSTIHLQFSTGFGNTTTSSSKNPSKEEGTKTVEDEISEFQNCLSYPPLALEQKLEDVCVYRLTVKEDGSLEKIAVVTPCRYGVFDLQVRRQLADWQFQHSKGKEFVLPIRFRLDVRD; via the coding sequence TTGAAGGCATATACGGACAATGAAAATGGAGATTGCATTCTCTCCAATAAAGTTTTTCATGAACTTGGAATGCACATCCTCTTTGAAGGTTCGAAATACAAGGCTCTTTCCATCACTTTTGGATTTCACCTCTTGTTAGTTTTCGCTCTATTCGGTTATAACCTTAAAAGGGACATAGATTCGCCATTTTTAAAATGGAAAGAGGGTAGTAGCTTATCCACCATACATTTACAATTTTCCACAGGATTCGGAAATACCACAACTTCCTCCTCCAAAAATCCATCAAAGGAAGAAGGAACAAAAACCGTTGAAGATGAGATCTCAGAATTCCAAAACTGCCTTAGTTATCCGCCACTAGCCTTAGAACAAAAATTGGAAGATGTTTGTGTGTACCGATTGACCGTCAAAGAAGATGGGTCTTTGGAAAAAATTGCAGTGGTCACCCCATGTAGGTATGGTGTCTTTGATTTACAGGTGCGTCGGCAACTCGCCGATTGGCAGTTCCAACATTCCAAAGGTAAAGAATTTGTTCTACCCATTAGGTTCCGTTTAGATGTCCGAGACTAA
- the aroC gene encoding chorismate synthase translates to MPSSWGKIFRVSTFGESHGTSVGVVVDGVPAGLPFPEEEIQKDLTRRRPGQNDLTTPRDEKDRMVVESGVFQGKTTGSPILMKVNNQNTIGSDYDEMAHVFRPSHADYTYSEKYGHRAHVGGGRSSVRETIGRVAAAGLARVILERELGISTVGWVDSIGPIDSNISESEYPISRDIVDNFPTRCPKKSSNDEMETLIRKLRDEGDSVGGVVKIAVRNLPPGLGDPVYDKLDADLAKAILSISACKGFEVGSGFTGTRQTGSVHNDEFYIEPGTGKVKTRTNNSGGIQGGISNGMDLILRAAFKPTSTIKKEQKTINDKNEETILKAKGRHDACVLPRAVPIVEAVVNLVIVDAYLYQRALQPKWFMKYANLDSIPEQ, encoded by the coding sequence ATGCCTTCAAGTTGGGGAAAAATTTTCAGAGTATCAACATTTGGTGAGTCTCACGGAACTTCTGTTGGAGTTGTCGTGGATGGAGTTCCTGCTGGCTTACCATTTCCAGAGGAAGAAATCCAAAAGGATTTAACACGCCGTAGACCCGGCCAAAATGATCTCACCACTCCACGGGATGAGAAGGATCGTATGGTTGTGGAATCAGGAGTGTTCCAAGGTAAAACAACGGGTAGCCCCATTCTCATGAAAGTGAACAACCAAAACACAATTGGAAGTGACTATGATGAAATGGCTCATGTGTTTCGGCCTTCCCATGCAGATTATACATATTCAGAAAAATACGGACACAGGGCTCATGTGGGCGGTGGTAGGTCATCCGTTCGGGAAACAATTGGAAGAGTAGCTGCGGCAGGCCTTGCCCGAGTGATTTTAGAAAGAGAGTTGGGAATCTCAACAGTAGGTTGGGTGGATTCCATTGGTCCAATCGATTCTAATATTAGTGAATCAGAATATCCTATTTCTAGAGATATCGTAGACAACTTCCCCACGAGATGTCCAAAAAAATCGTCTAATGACGAAATGGAGACTCTTATTCGGAAACTTAGAGATGAAGGAGATTCTGTTGGTGGAGTTGTAAAAATTGCTGTGAGAAACTTACCACCTGGCCTAGGTGATCCCGTATATGATAAGTTAGATGCTGATTTGGCCAAGGCAATTTTGTCAATTTCTGCATGTAAAGGATTTGAAGTGGGTTCTGGATTTACTGGTACTCGCCAAACGGGAAGCGTTCACAACGATGAATTTTATATCGAACCGGGAACTGGAAAAGTCAAAACAAGAACTAACAATTCTGGTGGTATTCAAGGCGGAATTTCTAACGGAATGGATTTGATCCTTCGTGCAGCTTTCAAACCAACTTCTACCATTAAAAAAGAACAAAAAACAATTAACGATAAAAATGAAGAAACGATTTTAAAGGCAAAAGGCCGACATGATGCATGTGTGCTTCCAAGAGCAGTTCCAATTGTGGAAGCTGTCGTAAACCTTGTAATCGTGGATGCCTATCTTTACCAAAGAGCCTTACAACCAAAATGGTTTATGAAATATGCAAATTTAGATTCTATTCCAGAACAATAA
- a CDS encoding response regulator, translating into MNRPKVYKVLLLEDDESSAKLLLHTLERYNFDVTHVVDGMSGLTKIRNNSYDLVISDVNMPYLDGISFLEKGKDMLKMTPVIMLTAVGEKDQVRRAALSHVTAYLLKPIANQALLEKIAQVLQLKPENIIDKKAFPLVVNVTELSISQMVLDIQGCPGKKSTEEIFDRFMLSLGGRGSFTNLRINLDNAFFYEVKSLQILDDLIAKILKQTNIRASSLFLDSEFFNNHVVDLQPYSYLSEVNIISK; encoded by the coding sequence ATGAACCGACCAAAAGTTTATAAAGTCCTATTACTTGAAGATGATGAAAGTAGCGCCAAACTACTATTACATACCTTGGAAAGATATAACTTTGACGTCACTCATGTTGTGGATGGAATGTCGGGACTCACCAAAATTAGAAACAATAGTTATGATTTGGTCATTAGTGATGTCAATATGCCCTATTTGGACGGAATTAGTTTTTTGGAGAAAGGAAAAGACATGTTGAAGATGACCCCTGTCATCATGTTAACTGCCGTTGGCGAAAAAGACCAAGTGCGAAGAGCGGCTCTCAGTCACGTCACAGCATATCTTTTAAAACCAATTGCAAACCAAGCTTTGCTGGAAAAAATTGCGCAAGTTTTGCAGCTAAAACCCGAAAACATCATTGATAAAAAAGCATTTCCGTTAGTGGTCAATGTTACGGAACTTTCCATTTCTCAAATGGTTTTGGACATTCAGGGATGTCCCGGCAAAAAATCGACAGAGGAAATCTTTGATCGGTTTATGTTGTCCTTGGGAGGAAGAGGGTCGTTCACCAATTTGAGAATCAATCTCGATAACGCCTTTTTTTACGAAGTTAAGTCATTACAAATTTTGGATGATCTGATTGCAAAAATTCTCAAACAGACCAATATCCGAGCCAGTTCCTTGTTTTTAGATTCGGAATTCTTCAATAACCATGTAGTGGATTTGCAACCCTACTCGTACCTTTCTGAGGTAAATATAATTTCAAAATGA
- a CDS encoding 2Fe-2S iron-sulfur cluster-binding protein gives MVKIKIDGVEYEVDEKKNLIDATKEVGVEIPYFCYHPALSIVGMCRMCLIEIEGVPRLQAACNTPVKEGMGIITKSDRVKEARAGTMEFLLANHPLDCPVCDKAGECRLQDNAFGSGSGHSRFEFDKRNIPQEEIGTNLIINHNRCIVCYRCVRFEEEKVGESNLGLFERGNHSIIGLAKSEPIDHNYQGALADICPVGALLNNKTLFKSRVWWYKSHKSVCHGCSTGCNVTTNVRDNKMYRYMVRENYDQGMFFLCDKGRFDLDWMNQNRLHSYLEAGNPSTSKEVISKIADRMREAKSIAVLGGAHESNETLESLKKGFELVARELGGKSIQWESRVTDAQNKETEQVDFLLTKDNHPNTKGAVDLGITTTSGISGIVNAVKSGAIDLVFVLKESIPEGIDPAKVISFDTNLTDAARNASLAAPIQIFAESAGSFTNKNGLRQNFEQSMNPIKGLLTVAGVVDLIFQKLTEKVEASVGNR, from the coding sequence TTGGTTAAGATAAAGATAGACGGAGTCGAATACGAAGTCGACGAAAAGAAAAACCTCATCGACGCCACAAAAGAAGTAGGAGTCGAAATCCCTTACTTTTGTTACCACCCAGCACTCAGCATTGTCGGTATGTGCCGCATGTGTCTCATTGAAATTGAAGGTGTTCCTCGTTTACAAGCAGCTTGTAATACTCCTGTAAAAGAAGGAATGGGTATCATTACTAAGTCAGACCGAGTGAAAGAAGCTCGTGCTGGTACAATGGAATTTTTACTCGCAAATCATCCGTTAGACTGTCCTGTTTGTGATAAAGCTGGAGAATGTCGTTTGCAAGACAATGCATTTGGTTCTGGTTCCGGACATTCAAGGTTTGAATTTGATAAAAGAAATATACCTCAAGAAGAGATTGGAACCAATCTCATCATCAATCATAATCGTTGTATAGTTTGTTATCGTTGTGTTCGTTTTGAAGAAGAAAAGGTGGGTGAGTCCAATCTTGGTCTTTTTGAGCGAGGAAATCATTCCATCATTGGACTTGCTAAATCAGAACCAATCGATCACAACTACCAAGGTGCTTTAGCAGATATTTGTCCTGTCGGAGCACTACTAAATAATAAAACATTATTTAAGTCGCGCGTTTGGTGGTATAAATCACATAAATCGGTTTGTCATGGTTGTTCTACAGGTTGTAATGTAACAACAAATGTTCGAGACAATAAAATGTATCGTTATATGGTTCGTGAGAACTATGACCAAGGCATGTTTTTCCTTTGTGACAAGGGAAGATTTGATTTGGATTGGATGAATCAAAATCGTCTTCACAGTTACTTAGAAGCGGGAAATCCGTCAACATCCAAAGAAGTCATTTCAAAAATCGCAGATCGTATGAGAGAAGCGAAGTCGATTGCTGTTCTTGGTGGAGCTCATGAATCCAATGAAACTCTGGAATCACTTAAAAAAGGATTTGAGTTGGTTGCGCGTGAGTTAGGTGGTAAATCCATCCAATGGGAATCTCGTGTAACAGATGCACAAAACAAAGAAACGGAACAAGTGGATTTTTTGCTCACAAAAGACAACCACCCGAACACAAAGGGAGCTGTTGATTTGGGAATCACTACAACTTCAGGAATTTCTGGGATCGTCAATGCCGTTAAGTCTGGTGCCATTGATTTGGTGTTTGTATTGAAAGAGTCAATCCCGGAAGGAATTGATCCAGCAAAGGTAATTTCCTTTGACACTAACTTAACTGATGCAGCAAGGAACGCTAGTTTGGCGGCACCGATTCAAATTTTTGCAGAATCTGCGGGTAGTTTTACCAATAAAAACGGCCTCAGACAAAACTTTGAGCAGTCGATGAATCCGATCAAAGGATTGTTAACTGTAGCTGGTGTTGTGGATTTGATCTTCCAAAAACTAACTGAAAAAGTGGAGGCATCTGTTGGGAACCGTTAA